A window of the Branchiostoma lanceolatum isolate klBraLanc5 chromosome 13, klBraLanc5.hap2, whole genome shotgun sequence genome harbors these coding sequences:
- the LOC136447468 gene encoding uncharacterized protein isoform X2: MAEKLKPKHIHIGTDLIKAAKYQLDFLKEVDQHPILYDGPHVDNAIRRYEKLWLPLVGRVGTKGMSPPLDIHWVWHVHMLAPLHYQADCNSIVGKLIDHHIPDNKSSFQKGLQTAQAQWEREYPSEPFHVNLTSPPPSKVVCRVLDSPDSKISYDLRSAISRQRMFYYQVSLPHFRDDHFLREAVLRYKMMLVLKKMNPGRFLVPCYDMDLIWHAHQINPVIYKSDTEALLGKTFNHDDSVNDRSPGSKLNSSDEQTRALWKTTFGKDFPVSGAMFRGPPPGDVYRMSREEVFAITDKRCNVIVEKAEVSHLPPDVVKPLCLRIKSKKGGVSLKQTPVGGRLFWTSESPGGLKTFDWGNSTHLSTRLNNATTFQCFAGEPLTRYDFDLTGAVHEVTESGSRFDMRSEGTDMHIMLSLGVMPKEWGEVRLTTNFGTWVQSPLSEDYLSTLPPMVLGPDGAAYTFEIATHEILDQKGGLAFRCRVVHSAELKASVVQVLYPAGNRWELTAEAYLIRNDTVPTPGQLHSPAVVPTMEPNDCAMLIRNGHDWGVLIGRWENFRQGVPGTPGVKGVSGTKDTAAVKGVKGTPGVKGRPGNLAVRFYNLQTGDVEKAEATPGNNFTIRLRNLTVDLKTGEVTIPPTVTDVAEGVALAFSIAVMWVLLQPRPQGGPTNVTAGTRGSKPVRSMDTSSLLMIVGAGYYLNGMAYYSPVTGAAGGCGGCGGCGGCGGCGGCGGCGGCGGCGGGCGGCGGCGG; encoded by the exons ATGGCAGAGAAGCTTAAACCCAAACACATCCACATCGGAACAGACTTAATCAAGGCGGCCAAGTATCAGCTGGACTTCCTGAAAGAG GTTGACCAACACCCGATTTTGTACGATGGTCCCCATGTCGACAACGCCATCAGGCGGTACGAGAAGCTGTGGCTGCCGCTGGTGGGGAGGGTCGGCACCAAGGGGATGTCCCCGCCCCTCGACATCCACTGGGTGTGGCACGTCCACATGCTGGCGCCGCTGCACTACCAGGCAGACTGCAACAGCATCGTCGGCAAG CTGATAGACCACCACATCCCAGATAACAAGTCCTCGTTCCAAAAAGGGCTCCAGACGGCGCAGGCGCAGTGGGAGAGGGAGTATCCGTCTGAACCGTTCCAT GTGAACTTGACGAGCCCCCCGCCCAGTAAAGTCGTGTGTCGAGTGCTCGACTCCCCAGACTCCAAGATTTCGTACGACCTCCGCTCGGCCATCTCCCGTCAGAGGATGTTCTACTACCAGGTGTCGCTTCCTCATTTCAG AGACGACCACTTTCTCCGGGAAGCGGTGTTGAGGTATAAGATGATGCTAGTGTTGAAGAAGATGAACCCCGGCAGGTTCCTCGTTCCCTGCTATGACATGGACCTCATCTGGCACGCTCATCAG ATCAACCCAGTCATATACAAGTCTGACACCGAGGCTCTCCTCGGGAAGACGTTCAACCACGACGACTCCGTGAACGACCGCAGCCCCGGGTCCAAACTCAACTCGTCAGATGAGCAGACACG TGCCTTGTGGAAGACGACATTTGGTAAAGATTTCCCCGTGAGCGGCGCCATGTTCCGGGGTCCTCCGCCCGGGGATGTTTACAGGATGTCCCGGGAGGAGGTGTTTGCCATCACCGATAAACGATGTAATGTCATCGTTGAAAAAGCTGAAGTAAGCCACTTACCTCCGGACGTGGTCAAACCTCTGTGCCTGAGAATCAAGAGCAAGAAAG GTGGTGTAAGTCTGAAGCAGACCCCAGTAGGCGGCCGCCTCTTCTGGACCTCCGAGTCACCAGGAGGGCTGAAGACGTTTGACTGGGGGAACTCTACCCACCTCAGTACCAGGCTAAACAACGCCACAACATTCCAGTGCTTCGCCGGAGAGCCGCTGACCAGGTATGACTTCGACCTGACCGGAGCTGTCCACGAGGTTACCGAATCGGGCAG TCGATTCGACATGAGGAGCGAGGGAACGGACATGCATATCATGTTGTCTCTCGGGGTCATGCCGAAGGAGTGGGGAGAGGTTCGCCTGACCACGAACTTCGGCACCTGGGTCCAGTCCCCGCTGTCAGAGGACTACCTGTCCACCCTCCCGCCCATGGTGCTCGGGCCGGACGGAGCTGCGTACACGTTTGAAATTGCTACTCACGA AATTCTAGACCAGAAGGGTGGCCTGGCGTTCAGGTGTAGAGTGGTGCACTCCGCGGAGCTGAAGGCCTCGGTGGTGCAGGTCTTATACCCCGCCGGGAACAGGTGGGAGCTCACGGCAGAGGCGTACCTCATCCGCAACGACACCGTACCTACACCTGGACAG CTGCACTCCCCAGCCGTCGTGCCCACCATGGAGCCGAACGACTGCGCCATGCTGATCCGGAACGGCCACGACTGGGGCGTGCTCATCGGCAGGTGGGAGAACTTCCGCCAGGGCGTACCCGGCACACCTGGCGTGAAGGGCGTCAGCGGCACAAAGGACACTGCGGCCGTCAAGGGCGTCAAAGGTACCCCCGGGGTCAAGGGCAGGCCTGGTAACCTGGCCGTCAG ATTCTACAACTTACAGACTGGGGACGTGGAGAAAGCCGAGGCCACTCCGGGCAACAACTTCACCATCAGGCTGAGGAACCTGACTGTGGACCTGAAGACTGGCGAGGTGACGATCCCGCCCACCGTGACGGACGTGGCCGAGGGCGTGGCTCTGGCCTTCTCCATCGCTGTCATGTGGGTGCTGTTACAGCCTCGACCGCAAGGTGGCCCTACAAATGTCACAGCTGGCACACGAGGGTCCAAACCAGTCAGGTCTATGGACACGTCGTCTCTTCTGATGATAGTCGGTGCAGGGTACTACCTGAACGGAATGGCATACTACTCCCCCGTTACCGGGGCTGCTGGCGGGTGCGGGGGTTGTGGTGGGTGCGGGGGGTGTGGGGGTTGTGGAGGGTGTGGGGGTTGTGGAGGGTGTGGGGGATGTGGTGGGGGTTGTGGTGGGTGTGGTGGGTGCGGTGGCTAA
- the LOC136447468 gene encoding uncharacterized protein isoform X1 produces the protein MSSKPKIDAYLPEQVPNTGQGTMAEKLKPKHIHIGTDLIKAAKYQLDFLKEVDQHPILYDGPHVDNAIRRYEKLWLPLVGRVGTKGMSPPLDIHWVWHVHMLAPLHYQADCNSIVGKLIDHHIPDNKSSFQKGLQTAQAQWEREYPSEPFHVNLTSPPPSKVVCRVLDSPDSKISYDLRSAISRQRMFYYQVSLPHFRDDHFLREAVLRYKMMLVLKKMNPGRFLVPCYDMDLIWHAHQINPVIYKSDTEALLGKTFNHDDSVNDRSPGSKLNSSDEQTRALWKTTFGKDFPVSGAMFRGPPPGDVYRMSREEVFAITDKRCNVIVEKAEVSHLPPDVVKPLCLRIKSKKGGVSLKQTPVGGRLFWTSESPGGLKTFDWGNSTHLSTRLNNATTFQCFAGEPLTRYDFDLTGAVHEVTESGSRFDMRSEGTDMHIMLSLGVMPKEWGEVRLTTNFGTWVQSPLSEDYLSTLPPMVLGPDGAAYTFEIATHEILDQKGGLAFRCRVVHSAELKASVVQVLYPAGNRWELTAEAYLIRNDTVPTPGQLHSPAVVPTMEPNDCAMLIRNGHDWGVLIGRWENFRQGVPGTPGVKGVSGTKDTAAVKGVKGTPGVKGRPGNLAVRFYNLQTGDVEKAEATPGNNFTIRLRNLTVDLKTGEVTIPPTVTDVAEGVALAFSIAVMWVLLQPRPQGGPTNVTAGTRGSKPVRSMDTSSLLMIVGAGYYLNGMAYYSPVTGAAGGCGGCGGCGGCGGCGGCGGCGGCGGCGGGCGGCGGCGG, from the exons ATGTCGTCTAAACCCAAAATTGATGCGTACTTACCTGAACAAGTACCTAACACAG GCCAGGGAACCATGGCAGAGAAGCTTAAACCCAAACACATCCACATCGGAACAGACTTAATCAAGGCGGCCAAGTATCAGCTGGACTTCCTGAAAGAG GTTGACCAACACCCGATTTTGTACGATGGTCCCCATGTCGACAACGCCATCAGGCGGTACGAGAAGCTGTGGCTGCCGCTGGTGGGGAGGGTCGGCACCAAGGGGATGTCCCCGCCCCTCGACATCCACTGGGTGTGGCACGTCCACATGCTGGCGCCGCTGCACTACCAGGCAGACTGCAACAGCATCGTCGGCAAG CTGATAGACCACCACATCCCAGATAACAAGTCCTCGTTCCAAAAAGGGCTCCAGACGGCGCAGGCGCAGTGGGAGAGGGAGTATCCGTCTGAACCGTTCCAT GTGAACTTGACGAGCCCCCCGCCCAGTAAAGTCGTGTGTCGAGTGCTCGACTCCCCAGACTCCAAGATTTCGTACGACCTCCGCTCGGCCATCTCCCGTCAGAGGATGTTCTACTACCAGGTGTCGCTTCCTCATTTCAG AGACGACCACTTTCTCCGGGAAGCGGTGTTGAGGTATAAGATGATGCTAGTGTTGAAGAAGATGAACCCCGGCAGGTTCCTCGTTCCCTGCTATGACATGGACCTCATCTGGCACGCTCATCAG ATCAACCCAGTCATATACAAGTCTGACACCGAGGCTCTCCTCGGGAAGACGTTCAACCACGACGACTCCGTGAACGACCGCAGCCCCGGGTCCAAACTCAACTCGTCAGATGAGCAGACACG TGCCTTGTGGAAGACGACATTTGGTAAAGATTTCCCCGTGAGCGGCGCCATGTTCCGGGGTCCTCCGCCCGGGGATGTTTACAGGATGTCCCGGGAGGAGGTGTTTGCCATCACCGATAAACGATGTAATGTCATCGTTGAAAAAGCTGAAGTAAGCCACTTACCTCCGGACGTGGTCAAACCTCTGTGCCTGAGAATCAAGAGCAAGAAAG GTGGTGTAAGTCTGAAGCAGACCCCAGTAGGCGGCCGCCTCTTCTGGACCTCCGAGTCACCAGGAGGGCTGAAGACGTTTGACTGGGGGAACTCTACCCACCTCAGTACCAGGCTAAACAACGCCACAACATTCCAGTGCTTCGCCGGAGAGCCGCTGACCAGGTATGACTTCGACCTGACCGGAGCTGTCCACGAGGTTACCGAATCGGGCAG TCGATTCGACATGAGGAGCGAGGGAACGGACATGCATATCATGTTGTCTCTCGGGGTCATGCCGAAGGAGTGGGGAGAGGTTCGCCTGACCACGAACTTCGGCACCTGGGTCCAGTCCCCGCTGTCAGAGGACTACCTGTCCACCCTCCCGCCCATGGTGCTCGGGCCGGACGGAGCTGCGTACACGTTTGAAATTGCTACTCACGA AATTCTAGACCAGAAGGGTGGCCTGGCGTTCAGGTGTAGAGTGGTGCACTCCGCGGAGCTGAAGGCCTCGGTGGTGCAGGTCTTATACCCCGCCGGGAACAGGTGGGAGCTCACGGCAGAGGCGTACCTCATCCGCAACGACACCGTACCTACACCTGGACAG CTGCACTCCCCAGCCGTCGTGCCCACCATGGAGCCGAACGACTGCGCCATGCTGATCCGGAACGGCCACGACTGGGGCGTGCTCATCGGCAGGTGGGAGAACTTCCGCCAGGGCGTACCCGGCACACCTGGCGTGAAGGGCGTCAGCGGCACAAAGGACACTGCGGCCGTCAAGGGCGTCAAAGGTACCCCCGGGGTCAAGGGCAGGCCTGGTAACCTGGCCGTCAG ATTCTACAACTTACAGACTGGGGACGTGGAGAAAGCCGAGGCCACTCCGGGCAACAACTTCACCATCAGGCTGAGGAACCTGACTGTGGACCTGAAGACTGGCGAGGTGACGATCCCGCCCACCGTGACGGACGTGGCCGAGGGCGTGGCTCTGGCCTTCTCCATCGCTGTCATGTGGGTGCTGTTACAGCCTCGACCGCAAGGTGGCCCTACAAATGTCACAGCTGGCACACGAGGGTCCAAACCAGTCAGGTCTATGGACACGTCGTCTCTTCTGATGATAGTCGGTGCAGGGTACTACCTGAACGGAATGGCATACTACTCCCCCGTTACCGGGGCTGCTGGCGGGTGCGGGGGTTGTGGTGGGTGCGGGGGGTGTGGGGGTTGTGGAGGGTGTGGGGGTTGTGGAGGGTGTGGGGGATGTGGTGGGGGTTGTGGTGGGTGTGGTGGGTGCGGTGGCTAA